From one Actinopolyspora saharensis genomic stretch:
- a CDS encoding acetyl-CoA C-acetyltransferase produces MSTTRRVAVVGGNRIPFARAGGPYAHASNQDMLTAALDGLLARHGLSGQRVGEFAAGAVLKHSRDFNLAREVVLGSGLDPRTPAHDVQMACATGLETVVSIANKIALGQLESGIAGGVDSASDAPIELNDELRRVLLRANHAKGPGGKLRALSGVRPQHVVPGIPRNAEPRTGLSMGEHAARTAAAWQVGRAEQDELAARSHQRLADAYERGFFDDLITPFQGLSRDQNLRPDSSEEKLAKLEPVFGRGEQATMTAGNSTPLSDGASTVLLASEEWANHHRLPVLAYLEDFVSGAVDYVSGDEGLLMAPAYAVPELLDRAGNTLDQFDFYEMHEAFASQVLCTLKAWQDREFCSRRLGRSEPLGELDTDRLNVNGSSLAVGHPFAATGGRIVATLAKLLAESGSGRGLISICAAGGQGITAIVER; encoded by the coding sequence ATGTCCACAACTCGCCGTGTCGCCGTCGTCGGAGGGAACCGGATCCCGTTCGCGCGAGCGGGCGGCCCGTACGCGCACGCGTCCAACCAGGACATGCTCACGGCCGCCCTCGACGGGCTGCTGGCACGCCACGGGCTGTCCGGGCAGCGGGTCGGGGAGTTCGCGGCCGGGGCCGTGCTCAAGCACAGCCGCGACTTCAACCTGGCCCGCGAGGTCGTGCTCGGCTCGGGCCTCGACCCGCGCACCCCCGCGCACGACGTCCAGATGGCCTGCGCGACCGGTCTGGAAACCGTCGTCTCGATCGCCAACAAGATCGCGCTCGGCCAGCTCGAGTCGGGGATCGCCGGAGGAGTGGACTCGGCCAGCGACGCACCGATAGAGCTCAACGACGAGCTGCGCCGGGTGCTGCTGCGCGCCAACCACGCCAAGGGACCGGGTGGAAAGCTGCGCGCGCTGAGCGGGGTGCGACCCCAGCACGTCGTCCCGGGGATCCCGCGCAACGCGGAACCGCGCACCGGGCTCTCCATGGGCGAGCACGCCGCCAGGACGGCAGCCGCCTGGCAGGTGGGGCGGGCCGAGCAGGACGAGCTCGCCGCGCGCAGCCACCAGCGCCTCGCGGACGCCTACGAACGGGGCTTCTTCGACGACCTGATCACGCCCTTCCAAGGGCTGTCCCGCGACCAGAACCTGCGCCCGGACTCCTCGGAGGAGAAGCTGGCCAAGCTCGAACCGGTGTTCGGGCGCGGCGAGCAGGCCACCATGACCGCGGGCAACTCCACCCCGCTCTCCGACGGCGCCTCCACGGTGCTGCTGGCCAGCGAGGAGTGGGCGAATCACCACCGACTGCCCGTGCTCGCCTACCTCGAGGACTTCGTCTCCGGGGCCGTGGACTACGTCAGCGGTGACGAGGGCCTGCTGATGGCCCCCGCCTACGCGGTTCCCGAGCTGCTGGACCGCGCGGGCAACACGCTCGACCAGTTCGACTTCTACGAGATGCACGAGGCCTTCGCCTCGCAGGTGCTGTGCACGCTCAAGGCGTGGCAGGACCGGGAGTTCTGCTCCCGGCGTCTCGGGCGCAGCGAGCCGCTGGGCGAGCTCGACACCGACCGGTTGAACGTGAACGGTTCCTCGTTGGCGGTGGGGCATCCCTTCGCGGCCACGGGCGGGCGGATCGTCGCCACGCTGGCCAAGCTGCTGGCCGAGAGCGGTTCCGGGCGCGGGTTGATCTCGATCTGCGCGGCTGGTGGGCAGGGGATTACCGCGATCGTCGAACGATGA